In the Sediminibacter sp. Hel_I_10 genome, one interval contains:
- a CDS encoding NAD-dependent epimerase/dehydratase family protein: MAKILIIGAGGQIGSELTIKLRDLYGKDNVIASDINYQNSEVVNSGLFEIVDAQDYASVKICVDKHKIDTIYLLAAMLSATGEKYPMKAWDLNMNSLFHVLNLAKDGIIKHVFWPSSIAVFGDTTPRTDTPQHTSMEPSTVYGITKQVGERWCEYYHDKYGVDVRSLRYPGIISWKTMPGGGTTDYAVEIFHQAILDQSYESFLSKDTELPMIFMDDAIDATVKIMQAPADTVKIRSSYNLAAISFTPEMLSEIIKRHIPEFKMFYRPDFRQDIADSWPKSIDDSAARNDWGWSHSFDLEAIAKEMLTQLGEKYKDTKKR; this comes from the coding sequence ATGGCCAAAATTCTTATCATAGGTGCCGGCGGTCAAATAGGCTCAGAGCTCACTATAAAATTAAGAGACCTTTATGGTAAAGACAATGTTATTGCAAGCGATATCAACTACCAAAATTCAGAAGTTGTTAATTCTGGACTATTTGAAATTGTAGATGCACAAGATTATGCATCTGTAAAAATCTGTGTAGATAAGCATAAAATAGATACCATTTATTTATTAGCGGCCATGCTAAGCGCCACTGGAGAGAAGTATCCTATGAAAGCCTGGGACTTAAACATGAATTCCTTATTTCATGTTCTTAATCTTGCCAAAGATGGAATTATAAAACACGTGTTTTGGCCATCAAGTATAGCGGTTTTTGGAGACACAACACCAAGAACAGACACCCCTCAACATACCTCCATGGAGCCTTCTACGGTGTACGGCATTACCAAACAAGTTGGGGAGCGCTGGTGCGAATACTATCATGATAAATACGGTGTAGACGTCAGAAGTTTACGCTATCCAGGGATTATTAGTTGGAAAACGATGCCTGGTGGAGGCACTACAGATTATGCTGTGGAGATCTTTCATCAAGCCATACTTGATCAAAGCTATGAGAGCTTCTTGTCTAAAGATACAGAACTCCCTATGATTTTTATGGATGATGCTATAGATGCCACCGTAAAAATCATGCAAGCACCAGCAGACACCGTAAAAATAAGATCCTCTTATAATTTAGCGGCCATTAGTTTTACTCCAGAGATGCTTTCCGAAATTATAAAAAGACACATTCCTGAATTTAAGATGTTTTACCGTCCAGATTTTAGACAGGATATTGCAGACAGCTGGCCAAAGTCAATAGACGACTCTGCCGCTAGAAACGATTGGGGTTGGAGCCACTCATTCGATTTAGAAGCCATCGCAAAAGAAATGCTTACGCAATTGGGCGAAAAATATAAAGACACAAAAAAAAGATAA
- a CDS encoding ABC transporter ATP-binding protein: MQRPKLLDVKNLSIAFSSEGAEKEIIHHMSYDLFGNEILGIVGESGSGKSVSSLAVLGLLPKGISKITSGEILFQAQDLTQLNNKQFQDIRGKEIAMIFQEPMSSLNPSMTCGAQVLEILLQHTKMSKADAKTEVLSLFEKVKLPLPNRVYKVYPHEISGGQKQRVMIAMAIACKPKILIADEPTTALDVTVQKEIILLLKQLQAEEGMSIMFISHDLSLVSEIADRILVMYKGEIVEQGPVAQIFKSPKNLYTKALINSKPSMETRLQQLPTIDDFMKDNINLSTVSSEERKAHHDKLYQQAPLLEVVHLEKEYSSRSGWFSKPERFKAVNDVSFKLYKGETLGLVGESGCGKSTLSNAILQLDKATAGQIFYKGADITTFSKSKIRYLRKDIQVIFQDPYASLNPRLSVGPAILEPMKVHGIGDNNSDRKEKVLSLLEKVGLDQSVYDRYPHEFSGGQRQRIGIARAIALEPELIICDESVSALDISVQAQVLNLLNDLKTNFGFTYIFISHDLAVVKYMSDQLIVMNQGKIEEMDDADAIYDHPKEAYTKKLIHAIPKGL; the protein is encoded by the coding sequence ATGCAAAGACCAAAATTGTTAGACGTAAAAAACCTCTCGATCGCTTTTTCTTCGGAAGGTGCTGAAAAGGAAATCATACATCATATGTCTTATGATCTCTTCGGAAATGAGATTCTGGGTATTGTTGGAGAATCTGGTTCGGGCAAATCGGTATCTTCCTTAGCCGTTTTAGGATTATTGCCAAAAGGCATCTCAAAAATTACATCTGGGGAAATTTTATTTCAAGCTCAGGACCTTACCCAACTAAACAACAAACAGTTTCAAGACATAAGAGGCAAAGAAATTGCAATGATTTTTCAAGAACCCATGAGCTCTCTCAACCCGTCAATGACCTGTGGCGCTCAAGTTCTGGAAATCTTATTGCAACACACTAAGATGTCAAAAGCAGACGCCAAAACCGAAGTGCTTTCCCTGTTTGAAAAGGTGAAATTGCCATTACCAAATCGCGTCTACAAGGTATATCCTCATGAAATTTCTGGCGGACAAAAGCAACGTGTCATGATTGCTATGGCAATTGCCTGTAAACCTAAAATATTAATCGCCGATGAGCCCACAACAGCATTGGACGTTACTGTTCAAAAAGAGATCATCCTGTTACTAAAACAGCTGCAAGCAGAAGAAGGGATGAGTATCATGTTCATTTCCCATGACTTGTCTTTAGTTTCAGAAATTGCAGACCGTATTTTGGTGATGTATAAAGGAGAAATAGTAGAGCAAGGACCAGTTGCTCAAATTTTTAAGTCGCCCAAAAATCTATATACAAAAGCACTTATCAATTCAAAGCCTTCTATGGAAACGCGATTGCAACAGTTGCCTACCATAGATGACTTTATGAAAGACAACATCAACTTAAGTACGGTTTCTTCAGAAGAACGCAAAGCACATCACGATAAACTCTACCAACAAGCGCCGCTTCTCGAGGTAGTTCATCTCGAAAAAGAATATAGCTCAAGATCAGGTTGGTTCTCAAAGCCTGAACGGTTTAAAGCCGTCAACGACGTATCATTTAAATTATATAAAGGAGAGACCTTAGGTTTGGTAGGCGAATCAGGCTGTGGAAAATCAACGCTTTCTAACGCCATTTTACAACTAGACAAAGCTACCGCAGGTCAAATTTTTTACAAAGGAGCAGATATTACCACATTCTCAAAATCTAAAATACGCTATCTCAGAAAAGACATTCAAGTGATCTTTCAAGATCCTTATGCCTCTTTAAATCCGCGTCTTTCTGTAGGCCCTGCTATTTTAGAGCCAATGAAAGTACATGGTATTGGAGATAATAATAGTGATAGAAAGGAAAAAGTGTTGTCTTTATTAGAAAAAGTAGGGCTGGACCAAAGCGTTTATGACCGTTACCCGCATGAGTTTTCTGGCGGACAAAGACAGCGTATAGGCATTGCTAGGGCTATTGCTCTAGAGCCAGAATTAATTATATGCGATGAGTCTGTATCTGCTTTAGACATTTCGGTGCAAGCACAAGTACTCAATCTACTTAATGATCTAAAGACTAATTTTGGATTTACTTACATATTTATTTCACACGATTTAGCTGTGGTGAAATACATGTCTGATCAATTGATTGTAATGAATCAAGGCAAAATCGAAGAAATGGATGATGCCGATGCTATATATGACCATCCTAAAGAAGCATATACCAAAAAATTGATTCATGCTATCCCAAAAGGGTTATAG
- a CDS encoding GEVED domain-containing protein — protein sequence MKNTFTLSILFLLVMSFGFSQERHCATMENLEQRAQNDPNLEQRMQEIEIFTQNKIQEMQSSRIDGSIITIPVVVHVLYRNSTENISLAQIQSQLDVLNEDFRRTNPDADNVWSQAADSEIEFCLVTVDPNGNATTGVTRKSTTRQNWGTSDDMKRTSTGGVNPWDTSQYLNMWIVPQMLNPQGNTILGYAQFPGGSAATDGVVMAYNYFGRVGNVSAPFDGGRTTTHEVGHFFNLRHIWGDANCGNDFVSDTPTHQTSNGGCPIGQVSCGSTDMVQNYMDYTNDSCMNLFTTGQKNRMRAVLAAGGVRRSLALSDKCGAVAQPTCNDGIQNGNETGVDCGGSCSPCQTGNQYCSSQGDSVNDEYISRVQVGSINNASGAQLYSNFTSVSTDLSKGSSYTLTITPTWTGSTYSEGYAAWIDYNDDGDFNDAGEQIFSKASSTATPASGTFTVPSSVANGDKRLRVSMKYNGVPTSCETFGYGEVEDYTVTITKGSTTPPSGCTGAISSFPYSEDFESNFGAWTQSTGDDFNWTRQSGATPSGSTGPTSAAAGSQYIFMESSAPNYSTKRAILNSPCFNLTGQSQATFNFKYHMYGANTMGNLKLAVSTNNGSSWTTVWTRTGNQGNAWLDASVDLSAYANGSIQLRFDGTTGTTWQGDMAVDAISLTNGSADKCAGVPAYNSNQAYSVGQQVTFQGSLYERTSTGWVNLGACGTARLEAGAVVSALGLEVSIYPNPVNSRLFVTSNSENLSYTIINMLGQQVSKGVSSAYGVDVSQLETGMYFIEVFNGNEKVSKKFIKE from the coding sequence ATGAAAAACACCTTTACATTATCAATCCTATTTTTGCTAGTGATGTCTTTTGGTTTCTCCCAAGAACGTCATTGTGCAACTATGGAAAACCTTGAGCAAAGAGCACAAAATGATCCTAATTTAGAGCAGCGAATGCAGGAGATTGAAATCTTTACACAGAACAAAATTCAAGAGATGCAATCCAGCAGGATTGATGGCAGTATTATTACCATCCCTGTCGTGGTACATGTGTTGTATAGAAACAGTACCGAAAACATCAGTTTGGCTCAAATTCAGTCTCAATTAGATGTTTTAAATGAAGATTTTAGACGTACCAATCCAGATGCAGATAACGTTTGGTCTCAAGCCGCAGATTCTGAAATTGAATTCTGCTTGGTTACTGTTGATCCTAACGGAAATGCCACTACAGGAGTTACCAGAAAATCAACTACCAGGCAAAATTGGGGTACTTCAGATGATATGAAACGCACGTCGACCGGAGGCGTTAATCCATGGGATACGAGCCAGTATCTTAATATGTGGATTGTACCACAAATGTTAAACCCGCAAGGCAATACCATTTTGGGCTATGCGCAATTTCCAGGAGGGAGCGCCGCTACAGATGGAGTGGTGATGGCTTACAATTACTTTGGTCGCGTGGGCAATGTATCTGCGCCATTTGATGGTGGGAGAACAACCACGCATGAAGTGGGTCACTTTTTCAACCTTCGTCATATTTGGGGTGATGCCAATTGTGGTAATGATTTTGTAAGTGATACCCCAACTCATCAAACTTCTAATGGAGGTTGCCCAATAGGTCAAGTCTCTTGTGGGTCTACAGATATGGTTCAAAATTATATGGATTATACCAATGACTCTTGTATGAACTTATTTACCACTGGTCAAAAAAATAGAATGCGTGCCGTTTTAGCAGCAGGAGGTGTAAGACGTAGTTTGGCATTGTCAGACAAATGTGGTGCAGTAGCACAACCAACCTGTAACGATGGTATTCAAAATGGAAATGAAACTGGTGTAGATTGTGGAGGTTCTTGTTCACCTTGCCAAACAGGAAACCAATATTGCAGTTCACAAGGTGATAGTGTGAATGATGAATACATTTCAAGAGTGCAGGTAGGTAGCATTAATAATGCTTCTGGCGCGCAATTGTATTCTAATTTTACAAGTGTTTCTACAGATTTGAGCAAAGGTTCAAGCTATACATTGACCATAACTCCAACCTGGACTGGTTCTACTTATTCTGAAGGTTATGCTGCATGGATAGATTATAACGATGATGGTGACTTTAATGATGCCGGAGAACAGATTTTCTCTAAAGCATCTTCTACAGCAACGCCCGCGAGCGGTACTTTTACAGTGCCTTCAAGTGTAGCAAATGGGGATAAACGTTTGCGAGTTTCTATGAAATATAATGGCGTACCAACGTCTTGTGAAACCTTTGGCTATGGAGAGGTAGAAGATTATACCGTAACTATTACAAAAGGTTCAACTACACCGCCATCAGGATGTACAGGAGCAATTTCATCCTTTCCTTATTCAGAAGATTTTGAAAGTAACTTTGGAGCTTGGACGCAAAGCACTGGTGACGATTTTAACTGGACGAGACAATCAGGAGCAACACCTTCTGGAAGTACAGGGCCAACTAGTGCTGCTGCAGGATCTCAATATATTTTTATGGAATCTTCAGCGCCCAACTATTCTACAAAGCGTGCGATTCTAAATTCGCCATGTTTTAATTTAACAGGCCAGAGTCAAGCGACCTTCAATTTTAAATATCATATGTATGGTGCAAATACTATGGGCAATTTGAAATTGGCAGTGAGCACCAATAATGGTTCGTCTTGGACGACCGTTTGGACGAGAACAGGAAATCAAGGTAATGCTTGGTTAGACGCTAGTGTAGATTTATCAGCCTATGCCAATGGCTCTATTCAATTGCGTTTTGACGGAACGACAGGAACGACATGGCAAGGTGATATGGCGGTTGATGCCATAAGTTTGACTAATGGATCTGCCGATAAATGTGCTGGAGTTCCTGCATATAATAGCAACCAAGCGTATAGTGTTGGTCAGCAAGTCACTTTTCAAGGATCACTTTACGAGCGCACCAGCACTGGATGGGTTAATTTGGGTGCTTGTGGTACTGCGAGATTAGAAGCAGGTGCTGTGGTAAGCGCTTTAGGCTTAGAGGTTAGCATTTATCCAAACCCCGTGAATTCAAGATTATTTGTGACTTCTAACAGTGAGAATCTTTCTTACACTATTATAAATATGCTAGGTCAGCAAGTGTCAAAAGGAGTATCAAGCGCTTATGGCGTAGATGTGTCTCAATTAGAAACGGGAATGTATTTTATTGAAGTTTTCAACGGTAACGAAAAAGTATCGAAGAAGTTTATCAAAGAGTAA
- a CDS encoding 3'-5' exonuclease produces the protein MISKLNLENILFLDIETVPETEHFSELDTTKQELWSHKSQYQRRDEYTAEEFYDRAGIWAEFGKIVCISVGYFKMEGDVRKFRVTSFFGDEVKILKDFKNLITTHFSENRHLLCAHNGKEFDFPYIARRMIIHHIELPYKLNLFGKKPWEVPHLDTLELWKFGDYKTYTSLKLLTNVLGIPSPKDDIDGSEVYRVYYQEKEVDRIIVYCEKDTIAVAQIFLRLRGDALLHDNEIIHV, from the coding sequence ATGATCTCAAAACTCAACTTAGAAAACATTCTTTTTCTCGATATTGAGACGGTTCCTGAAACGGAACACTTCTCTGAGTTGGATACGACCAAGCAAGAACTTTGGTCTCACAAATCACAATACCAAAGACGAGATGAATATACTGCTGAAGAATTTTACGATAGGGCTGGGATTTGGGCCGAATTTGGCAAAATTGTATGCATTTCAGTAGGCTACTTTAAAATGGAAGGTGACGTTCGTAAATTTAGGGTGACCTCCTTCTTTGGTGATGAAGTTAAAATCCTGAAAGATTTCAAGAATTTGATTACAACCCATTTTAGCGAGAACAGGCATTTGCTTTGCGCGCACAATGGCAAGGAGTTTGATTTTCCATACATTGCAAGGCGAATGATCATTCACCATATCGAACTACCATACAAACTAAATCTCTTTGGCAAGAAACCTTGGGAAGTTCCTCATCTAGATACCTTAGAGCTTTGGAAGTTTGGCGATTATAAAACCTACACCTCGTTAAAGTTATTGACTAATGTTTTAGGTATTCCGTCCCCAAAAGATGATATTGATGGTAGTGAGGTTTATCGTGTGTATTATCAAGAAAAGGAAGTAGACCGTATTATTGTCTATTGCGAAAAAGATACCATTGCTGTGGCACAGATTTTCTTAAGATTACGAGGCGATGCGCTTTTACATGATAATGAAATCATACACGTATAG
- a CDS encoding serine hydrolase, with translation MKFLKSLIKFLIVFFALTIAILYITDTDYLIKAVRTIYLKGHSTAYLEDYKEFDNQPIEAGSAQPWPNHTNYNSVEATEKLQKVNKDWGTIAYVIIKNDSIWFESYYDGFDENSRSNSFSMAKSYVSALLGKAIMQGHIKNLDQPVCDFLPEFCEDKASKMTVGDLSSMASGTNWDEAYYSPLSITTRAYFDDDLAKVINGLEVVDEPGQRFKYASGDTQMLAMVIEKATGKKMYDYLEESFWKPLGSENATLWQVDSESHDLVKAYCCIASNAKDFARMGKLYKDYGQWDGEQLLDSTFIATSIKPRFPDSPEYGYGWWLDRQGDKDFFMMRGHLGQYVIVEPNDNIIIVRLGHHKSPDEGVGAFTKDISVYIEEAYKMLENN, from the coding sequence ATGAAATTCTTGAAAAGCCTTATAAAGTTTTTAATTGTTTTCTTTGCATTAACCATTGCCATATTATACATCACAGACACCGATTACCTTATCAAAGCTGTAAGAACTATTTATCTCAAAGGCCACTCTACAGCCTATTTAGAAGATTATAAAGAATTTGACAACCAACCCATTGAAGCCGGCTCAGCACAACCTTGGCCAAATCACACAAATTACAACAGCGTCGAGGCCACAGAAAAACTTCAAAAAGTCAATAAAGATTGGGGTACCATTGCGTATGTCATCATCAAGAATGATAGCATTTGGTTTGAAAGCTATTATGACGGTTTTGATGAAAACTCCAGATCCAACTCCTTTTCAATGGCAAAAAGCTATGTCTCTGCCTTATTGGGCAAGGCCATCATGCAAGGTCATATCAAAAATTTAGACCAACCCGTTTGTGATTTTTTGCCTGAGTTTTGCGAAGATAAAGCCTCAAAAATGACCGTAGGAGATCTGTCTTCCATGGCATCTGGCACCAATTGGGATGAAGCTTATTATTCGCCATTATCTATAACTACAAGAGCTTATTTTGACGATGATTTAGCCAAGGTGATCAATGGGCTTGAAGTTGTTGATGAACCCGGGCAACGTTTTAAATATGCTAGCGGAGATACACAAATGCTAGCCATGGTTATAGAAAAAGCTACTGGCAAAAAAATGTACGATTATCTAGAAGAGAGCTTTTGGAAGCCTCTAGGCAGTGAAAATGCAACACTTTGGCAAGTTGATAGCGAATCTCACGACCTGGTCAAGGCCTACTGTTGTATTGCTAGTAATGCTAAAGATTTTGCACGGATGGGTAAACTCTATAAAGATTATGGCCAATGGGATGGTGAGCAACTTCTAGACTCTACCTTTATTGCCACCTCTATTAAGCCTCGCTTTCCTGATAGTCCAGAATACGGCTATGGCTGGTGGTTAGACAGACAAGGAGATAAAGATTTTTTTATGATGCGCGGTCATCTCGGTCAATACGTTATTGTTGAGCCCAATGACAACATCATCATTGTGAGATTAGGACATCACAAATCACCAGATGAGGGAGTTGGCGCTTTTACCAAGGACATTTCGGTATATATTGAAGAAGCTTATAAGATGTTAGAAAACAATTAA
- a CDS encoding T9SS type B sorting domain-containing protein, translating into MSQNKNKDLFNKSKFYYSGKIRTLLNFSLIQQKFKLTIPKYSKKKRNAKIYILAFVFYGSMFSQNPLYTNISVSDVGINNNIGKANTSRNIAIDNSGNIYVVFTGSEGTRVAKSTNRGASFLPSISVTPYSSEPEIAVSSQGYIFVSWVENNNIKLSKSEDQGVTFSPEITVGTADPSEVAIELIETVHIATYGSNIYISDRSGENIYVNTDNGIGSFSNINLPNFAYSDILTDLNGTIYAPRDNPSLDLFKSIDNGDNFTQIDLSSLNNVYYSSYTLSDGPCGTFIFVAGSGSDGYKIDVADGSVSQITFGSNDLTFNARTLFADSQGTIIDGYQNLNGELVMSVSFNQGDTFNAPIVIANGDSHNIDRNTAYNDVVTAYASNGQIFVSVYDDVLKSINITAPNPSIELCSTEDFTLSFELTGIFDPNTNFAVILSDSSGSFENSITLENVVTNSDTTITLSLPLGLPASDDYRLLVESLADCTQSQPISIILGNFEYTEPIDLFGCADSVGVDSFDLSQNTSVVLQNQAGYDISYHISENDANNFLNPIPNIANYESGTSTIWMRIQNSGADSCYIVTDFEITVYELPNNINTIALQECDIDQNQDGFTIFNLTEANSLISELTDYDYSYFTSLSDAEEGLQTNEITDPNSYTNTISGSETIYIRVVPLDATTTDCFHVIPLIISVNSLSDIYIADEYVICLSNNDMVVPATTNTFLPKPPIDTQLSSSEYDFQWYNGTEQEVLNNPNSFLISGEMSASYYPMEAGNYTVLITDKDTNCVFSKSTMVVDSYPPESIMVEQTSGLFLDNTILEVSVIGNGDYEYRLENGVWQSSSIFENVSGGEQIIYVRDLYNCNLLMVAKSIIDYPLFFTPNDDDKNDRWNIRNIADLPNAKIYIFDRYGKLLKELSAFENGWDGMYNGNKMPVSDYWFSVEYNKPSDGTMRIFRSHFTLKR; encoded by the coding sequence CTACTCAGGCAAAATTAGAACGCTTTTAAATTTTAGTCTTATCCAGCAAAAATTTAAATTAACTATTCCAAAATACAGCAAAAAGAAACGCAATGCTAAAATCTATATCTTAGCCTTTGTATTTTATGGTAGCATGTTTTCGCAAAACCCATTATACACCAATATTTCGGTAAGTGATGTTGGCATTAACAACAATATAGGTAAAGCTAATACTAGCAGAAATATTGCAATTGATAACTCTGGAAATATTTATGTGGTTTTTACAGGTAGCGAAGGCACACGGGTTGCAAAAAGCACCAACAGAGGCGCAAGTTTTCTCCCAAGTATTTCAGTAACACCGTATAGCAGCGAACCTGAAATCGCAGTTAGTTCCCAAGGATATATTTTTGTTTCTTGGGTTGAAAACAATAATATAAAGCTTAGTAAAAGTGAAGATCAAGGCGTTACTTTCTCGCCAGAAATAACAGTTGGTACTGCAGATCCTTCAGAAGTCGCAATTGAGTTAATAGAAACGGTGCACATCGCTACTTACGGGTCTAATATTTATATTTCGGATAGATCAGGAGAAAATATTTATGTTAATACGGATAATGGTATTGGTTCTTTTTCTAATATAAACTTACCAAATTTTGCGTATTCAGATATTCTTACCGACCTAAATGGAACTATTTATGCTCCAAGAGATAATCCATCATTAGATTTATTTAAAAGTATAGATAATGGTGATAATTTTACACAAATAGATTTGAGTTCTTTAAATAATGTGTACTATTCAAGCTATACTTTAAGCGATGGACCCTGTGGCACATTCATATTTGTCGCAGGAAGTGGTTCTGATGGATATAAAATTGATGTCGCGGACGGTTCGGTCTCTCAGATAACATTTGGCAGTAACGATCTTACGTTTAATGCACGCACTCTTTTTGCTGATAGTCAAGGAACGATAATTGATGGGTATCAGAATCTTAATGGTGAATTGGTTATGAGCGTAAGCTTTAATCAAGGAGATACGTTTAACGCTCCGATTGTTATTGCCAATGGGGATAGCCATAATATTGACAGAAACACGGCATATAATGATGTTGTAACTGCTTATGCATCTAACGGTCAGATCTTTGTATCTGTATATGATGATGTATTAAAAAGCATAAATATCACCGCCCCAAACCCATCTATAGAACTTTGTAGTACTGAAGATTTCACTTTAAGCTTTGAACTTACTGGCATCTTCGATCCTAATACGAATTTTGCGGTAATACTTAGTGATTCAAGTGGTAGTTTTGAAAATAGTATAACTTTGGAAAATGTAGTTACAAATAGTGATACCACTATCACCTTATCCTTGCCGCTAGGATTACCTGCAAGCGACGATTATCGGCTTCTCGTTGAGTCCTTGGCCGATTGTACGCAGAGCCAACCCATATCAATTATTCTAGGAAATTTTGAATATACCGAGCCAATAGATTTATTTGGCTGTGCAGATAGTGTTGGTGTCGATTCATTTGATTTAAGTCAAAATACGTCCGTTGTACTCCAAAATCAGGCTGGCTACGACATTAGCTATCACATTTCTGAAAATGATGCTAATAATTTTTTAAATCCTATACCAAATATTGCAAATTATGAGAGCGGAACTTCCACAATTTGGATGCGAATACAAAATTCTGGAGCCGATTCTTGTTATATCGTTACTGATTTTGAGATTACGGTTTATGAATTACCTAACAATATTAACACGATTGCTCTTCAAGAATGTGATATAGATCAAAATCAAGATGGATTTACCATATTTAATCTTACAGAAGCAAATAGTTTAATTTCTGAACTCACCGATTATGACTATTCATACTTCACTTCATTATCTGATGCTGAAGAAGGATTACAAACTAACGAAATTACAGATCCTAATTCATACACTAACACAATCAGTGGTTCTGAAACCATATATATTAGAGTAGTTCCTTTAGATGCTACTACAACCGATTGTTTCCATGTGATTCCTTTAATTATTAGTGTGAATTCTTTATCAGATATATACATTGCAGATGAGTATGTTATTTGCTTGTCTAATAACGATATGGTAGTACCTGCAACAACTAATACGTTTTTACCAAAACCTCCAATAGATACTCAGCTAAGTAGTTCTGAATACGATTTTCAATGGTATAATGGCACAGAACAAGAGGTGCTAAACAATCCTAATTCCTTCTTAATTTCTGGAGAGATGAGTGCCTCGTACTATCCAATGGAGGCTGGTAACTATACCGTTTTAATAACAGATAAAGATACAAATTGCGTCTTTTCCAAAAGTACAATGGTTGTTGATTCTTATCCTCCCGAAAGTATTATGGTTGAACAAACTAGTGGTCTTTTTTTAGATAATACTATTTTAGAAGTATCAGTCATAGGAAACGGAGATTATGAATATCGCCTAGAAAATGGAGTATGGCAATCAAGTTCCATTTTTGAAAACGTATCTGGTGGGGAGCAAATCATTTATGTTAGGGATTTGTATAATTGTAACCTATTAATGGTCGCAAAAAGTATTATAGATTACCCCTTGTTTTTTACACCAAACGATGACGATAAAAACGACAGATGGAATATTCGAAATATAGCAGATTTACCAAACGCTAAAATATACATATTTGATCGTTACGGTAAATTATTAAAGGAATTGAGTGCCTTTGAAAACGGTTGGGATGGCATGTATAATGGAAATAAAATGCCTGTAAGTGATTACTGGTTTTCCGTCGAATATAACAAACCATCGGACGGCACAATGCGAATTTTTCGTTCCCATTTTACTTTAAAACGGTAA